Proteins co-encoded in one Candidatus Margulisiibacteriota bacterium genomic window:
- a CDS encoding KamA family radical SAM protein: protein MKPRNIKVSEWKDWNWQLNNSIRTLEQFEKFTGIGLNKQEKQNFPKVVKSYPFCVTPYYLSLINKQEYSADPVFRQCFPDIAELKKHRTDGPDPLAELDYVPVKGIIHRYPDRVLFYFSNLCPANCRHCSRKNKIGKKEFTLNAGDIQKAVQYIAGNKTIREVIFSGGEPLVQGDDLLNNIFANIRKIAHVEIIRIGSRMPVVLPFRITDKLLKILKKYKPLWFNTHFNHPQELTENAANALAMLADAGIPLGNQTVLLKGINDDSRTISELNRKLIKNRVRPYYLYQCDMTSGTNHFRTPLKTGRQIVRQLAVEVSGLAIPDFVIDTKEGKIRYNN from the coding sequence ATGAAACCGCGTAACATTAAAGTAAGCGAATGGAAAGACTGGAACTGGCAATTAAATAACAGTATTCGTACCCTTGAACAATTTGAAAAATTTACGGGCATCGGTTTGAACAAACAGGAGAAACAAAATTTTCCAAAAGTAGTAAAATCCTACCCTTTTTGCGTTACTCCATATTATTTATCTTTGATAAACAAGCAGGAGTACTCTGCAGACCCGGTTTTCCGGCAGTGCTTTCCCGATATAGCTGAACTAAAAAAACATAGAACAGACGGCCCGGACCCGCTCGCGGAACTTGATTATGTTCCGGTAAAAGGGATTATTCACCGCTATCCGGATAGGGTATTGTTTTATTTCAGCAATCTCTGTCCCGCCAATTGCAGGCATTGTAGCAGAAAAAATAAAATCGGCAAAAAAGAGTTTACTTTAAACGCGGGTGATATTCAAAAAGCCGTGCAATATATTGCCGGAAATAAAACAATCAGAGAAGTGATTTTTTCAGGCGGTGAGCCGCTGGTGCAGGGTGATGATTTGCTGAATAATATTTTCGCTAATATTAGAAAAATAGCGCATGTGGAAATAATCAGAATAGGCTCGCGCATGCCGGTGGTTTTACCCTTCAGGATAACTGACAAACTGCTGAAAATTTTAAAAAAATATAAACCACTATGGTTTAACACTCATTTTAATCATCCGCAGGAGCTGACCGAAAACGCGGCAAATGCCCTGGCCATGCTGGCTGATGCCGGAATTCCTTTGGGTAACCAGACAGTGCTTCTTAAAGGAATAAATGACGACAGCCGGACAATTTCCGAACTGAACAGAAAGCTTATTAAAAACAGGGTAAGACCTTATTATTTATATCAATGCGACATGACCAGCGGAACAAACCATTTCAGAACACCCTTAAAGACAGGCCGTCAGATAGTTCGACAGTTGGCAGTCGAAGTGTCGGGCTTGGCCATTCCAGATTTCGTAATAGATACAAAAGAGGGTAAAATCCGCTATAATAATTAG
- the bioB gene encoding biotin synthase BioB, producing MANLKNLYSKALKQKKLSLADAMEILSLPDSILPELFNYTGQLRQKYFANKIQLCSIVNAKSGKCSEDCSYCAQSAQHTTQINSYPLLTKEKLLEAYASAKNNEANCFSLVTSGKALLKDSELKVVCETLTCMSGLTRAASLGILDKIQLLKLKQAGLDKYHHNLETSASFFPKMCSTHTYEDRIKTIQSAKEAGLQVCSGVIFGIGETPRQRAEAALELRQLNVDSVPINILHPIPGTRVFGKVAPLQVVDILKIIAMFRFVLPNKTIGVIGGREVNLGDRQAEIFSAGANGIMIGNYLTTGGNPVQTDLQMIKACGLEVKTTQCHAEPDEA from the coding sequence ATGGCTAACTTAAAAAACCTTTATTCAAAAGCTTTAAAACAAAAAAAGCTTTCTCTGGCAGATGCCATGGAAATACTTTCCTTGCCAGATTCTATCCTGCCGGAACTTTTTAATTATACAGGTCAACTCAGACAAAAATATTTTGCCAACAAAATCCAGCTTTGTAGCATCGTGAATGCCAAATCCGGCAAATGCAGCGAGGATTGCAGCTATTGTGCCCAGTCAGCTCAGCATACAACGCAAATAAACAGTTACCCTCTGCTCACCAAAGAAAAACTGTTGGAGGCCTATGCCAGCGCCAAAAATAACGAGGCCAACTGTTTTTCGCTAGTTACTTCCGGTAAAGCTTTGCTCAAGGATTCAGAGTTGAAGGTTGTTTGTGAAACTCTGACCTGCATGAGCGGCCTGACCAGAGCCGCTTCTCTGGGTATTCTTGATAAAATTCAACTCTTAAAACTCAAACAAGCAGGACTTGATAAATATCATCATAACCTGGAAACCTCTGCTTCTTTTTTTCCTAAAATGTGCAGTACTCATACTTATGAAGACAGAATAAAAACTATACAGTCCGCCAAAGAAGCAGGATTGCAAGTGTGCAGCGGCGTGATTTTCGGTATTGGCGAAACTCCAAGGCAGCGTGCGGAAGCTGCTCTGGAGCTGAGGCAGCTGAATGTGGACTCTGTCCCCATTAATATTCTGCACCCCATTCCCGGGACCAGGGTTTTTGGCAAAGTCGCGCCGCTCCAAGTTGTAGATATTCTCAAAATTATCGCCATGTTTCGCTTTGTTCTGCCGAATAAAACCATAGGTGTAATCGGCGGCCGCGAGGTAAACCTGGGGGACAGGCAAGCTGAAATATTTTCAGCAGGTGCCAACGGAATAATGATAGGTAACTATCTGACCACCGGCGGTAATCCGGTGCAAACTGATTTACAAATGATAAAAGCTTGCGGCTTAGAAGTAAAAACAACGCAATGTCATGCTGAGCCTGACGAAGCATGA